One region of Deferribacterota bacterium genomic DNA includes:
- a CDS encoding carbonic anhydrase, which translates to MGKAYDHIVSENKKYAVVFDKAGLATQPAKKIAILTCMDARLDPMRFAGLELGDAHIIRNAGGRASDDAIRSLVISNRLLGTDQWFVIHHSDCGMESFTQKKMDELLAENLNAKRAVYGRFMNWLTIDDRKKSVIDDVLRIKGHPLVPDNVSVFGFIFDLKTGELIEVEEASRAGKSSE; encoded by the coding sequence TTGGGTAAAGCGTATGATCATATAGTTTCAGAGAACAAAAAATATGCTGTAGTATTTGACAAAGCTGGTCTTGCTACCCAACCAGCTAAGAAAATAGCAATTCTCACATGTATGGATGCCAGGCTTGACCCTATGAGGTTTGCAGGTTTGGAATTGGGGGATGCGCATATAATAAGGAATGCTGGGGGGCGTGCGAGCGATGATGCAATAAGATCGCTTGTGATCTCAAATAGGCTCCTTGGGACAGATCAGTGGTTTGTTATACATCATTCTGACTGTGGAATGGAATCATTTACCCAAAAAAAGATGGATGAGTTGCTGGCAGAAAATCTTAATGCCAAGCGGGCAGTTTATGGGAGATTTATGAATTGGCTTACTATAGATGACAGGAAAAAAAGTGTAATAGATGATGTGTTAAGGATTAAGGGACACCCCCTAGTACCTGATAACGTATCAGTATTTGGTTTTATATTTGATCTTAAGACAGGAGAGCTTATAGAGGTTGAAGAGGCGAGTAGGGCTGGTAAAAGTAGTGAGTAG
- a CDS encoding ATP-dependent Clp protease ATP-binding subunit, with protein sequence MYELFTDSARRVILYSREEAEKLLQAHIDTEHLLLGLLRERSGIYFEIFNKHGININMLIRDIKNMSDRGHNLMIKGSIPFSPLAKKSLEYAIEEAHNLDHKYINPEHILLGLLKEKRGKAAAILKKLGFDVVSLREEIRVYFMNTTKVTPVATPTLDEFGKDLTELAKNRKLDPVIGRKREIDRLIQILCRRIKNNSILIGEPGVGKTAIVEGLANKLVSDSIPESLKGKRLISLDLGTLVAGTKYRGQFEERVKNILKEIESVGNIIIFIDEIHAIVGAGAAEGSIDASNMLKPALARGSFQCIGATTLSEYRKHFEKDGALERRFQVITVDSPSSEETVEILKGVRKYYEDFHRVIVPDDVLEEIVYLTDRYLTDKFQPDKSLDVLDETSSKVKLDNDSTPSDILELKNKISELKEERDILYNTSNFEKIEEYTKEIERCSELLHVRLSEWKIKKNENWPKLTKENISNVVSIMTNIPVQKLRLEDRQRVARLEKELSKKVISQKEAISQVSKAIRRSFAGLNNPNRPIGSFIFLGPTGVGKTELAKRVAEQIFCSENALVRIDMSEFMERFSVSRLIGAPPGYIGYEEGGKLTEAVRRKPYSVVLFDEIEKAHPEVLNILLQILDDGFITDSLGHKVNFKNTIIIMTSNLGTKKSMQSKKVGFDAAGDNTDGKIDYKLLKNNAISELKQNFQPEFINRVDSIVIFEPLKKEDLKKIIDIQINEINKRIEKIGKKIIVTEEAKDLILQKDYNYQYGARPLKRLLQQYIEDPLSDKLVEGKFAKRKNIKVVVSNGEIRFK encoded by the coding sequence ATGTATGAGTTATTTACAGATAGTGCAAGACGAGTAATTTTATATTCGAGAGAAGAAGCTGAAAAACTTCTACAGGCTCATATAGATACAGAACATTTATTGTTAGGCCTATTGCGTGAGAGATCAGGGATATATTTTGAAATATTTAACAAACATGGCATAAACATAAATATGCTTATAAGAGATATAAAAAATATGAGCGATAGAGGGCATAATTTAATGATAAAGGGGAGTATACCTTTTAGCCCTTTAGCTAAAAAATCATTAGAATATGCAATTGAAGAAGCTCATAACTTAGATCATAAATATATAAACCCAGAACATATATTGTTAGGATTATTAAAAGAAAAAAGAGGAAAAGCGGCGGCTATATTAAAAAAATTAGGGTTTGATGTAGTAAGTTTAAGAGAGGAGATAAGGGTGTATTTTATGAATACAACAAAAGTAACACCGGTGGCAACGCCTACATTGGATGAGTTTGGAAAGGATTTAACTGAGTTAGCTAAAAATAGGAAGTTAGATCCTGTAATTGGTAGAAAAAGAGAAATTGATAGATTAATTCAGATTTTATGTAGAAGGATTAAGAATAATAGCATATTAATAGGTGAGCCAGGTGTTGGAAAAACGGCAATTGTTGAAGGTTTGGCAAATAAGTTAGTATCTGACTCAATACCAGAATCATTGAAGGGGAAGAGATTAATATCCCTAGATTTAGGCACATTAGTTGCAGGTACAAAATATAGGGGACAATTTGAGGAGAGAGTAAAAAATATTCTAAAGGAGATTGAAAGCGTTGGAAATATTATAATATTTATTGATGAGATTCATGCTATTGTAGGTGCAGGTGCCGCAGAAGGCTCAATTGATGCATCTAATATGTTAAAACCTGCATTAGCAAGGGGATCTTTTCAATGTATAGGCGCAACAACACTTTCGGAATATAGAAAACATTTTGAAAAAGATGGCGCTCTTGAACGCCGTTTTCAAGTTATCACTGTTGATTCGCCGTCTAGTGAAGAAACTGTTGAGATATTAAAGGGAGTTAGAAAGTATTATGAAGATTTTCATAGGGTTATTGTACCCGATGATGTTTTAGAAGAAATAGTCTACCTTACAGATAGGTATTTAACTGATAAATTTCAACCAGATAAGAGCTTAGATGTTTTAGATGAGACAAGTTCTAAAGTTAAGCTAGATAATGATAGTACGCCATCTGATATACTAGAATTAAAAAATAAGATCTCTGAACTTAAAGAGGAGAGAGATATTTTATATAATACAAGTAATTTTGAGAAAATTGAAGAATATACAAAGGAGATTGAGAGGTGTAGTGAGCTTCTTCATGTTAGGCTAAGTGAATGGAAGATTAAAAAGAATGAGAATTGGCCTAAATTAACAAAAGAGAATATATCAAATGTTGTATCAATAATGACAAATATACCTGTTCAGAAATTGCGCTTAGAAGATAGACAAAGGGTAGCTCGCTTAGAGAAGGAGTTGTCGAAGAAAGTTATTTCTCAAAAGGAGGCAATTAGTCAAGTTTCAAAAGCAATCAGAAGAAGCTTTGCTGGATTGAATAATCCAAATAGGCCGATTGGCTCTTTTATATTTTTAGGCCCTACAGGTGTTGGGAAAACTGAACTTGCAAAAAGGGTAGCGGAACAAATATTTTGTTCGGAAAATGCGTTAGTTAGGATAGACATGTCAGAGTTTATGGAGCGTTTTAGCGTTTCAAGGCTTATTGGTGCTCCTCCAGGATATATAGGCTATGAAGAAGGTGGCAAACTAACAGAGGCTGTAAGGAGAAAACCTTATTCTGTAGTTTTGTTTGATGAAATTGAAAAAGCCCATCCAGAGGTTTTAAATATATTGTTGCAGATATTAGATGATGGTTTTATTACTGATAGTTTAGGTCATAAAGTTAATTTTAAAAATACTATAATAATTATGACTTCTAATTTAGGAACAAAGAAATCAATGCAGTCAAAGAAGGTTGGTTTTGACGCAGCAGGTGATAATACTGACGGAAAGATAGATTATAAACTTCTTAAAAATAATGCCATTAGTGAGTTGAAACAAAATTTCCAACCAGAATTTATAAATAGGGTAGATAGTATAGTTATATTTGAACCATTGAAAAAAGAAGATCTGAAGAAGATTATTGACATACAGATTAACGAAATAAACAAGAGAATAGAAAAGATTGGTAAAAAAATAATTGTTACAGAGGAAGCTAAGGATTTAATACTGCAAAAAGATTACAATTATCAGTATGGTGCAAGGCCACTGAAAAGGCTACTTCAGCAATATATTGAAGATCCACTTAGCGATAAATTAGTGGAAGGCAAATTTGCAAAGAGAAAAAATATAAAAGTTGTTGTTAGTAATGGTGAAATTAGATTTAAATAA
- the glnE gene encoding bifunctional [glutamate--ammonia ligase]-adenylyl-L-tyrosine phosphorylase/[glutamate--ammonia-ligase] adenylyltransferase, producing MNNFINLFKYSYFITRWLTNNQQYINFIKDRLYTKRDKYAIYKDIYFNNLYNLDESSLLKHLRIYKMIEYSIIAHEILVEKKSIIYTSKHLSFLADVMLNIAYIYGYKKLCRDIGIPLKTNGKKIGYSIISLGKLGGEELNFNSDIDIIFVYDTDDGYIAKKTNRRSLPISQFFLKLSEKVYHYIGSNTDEGFVFRIDTRLRPNGQKGPLAMSIDSYGLYYEVYGQTWERLMLLKARPSAGNLKTGIKFIETIKPFILRKSLDYTIIDELATIKSKIDHRSKLKGTQIVDVKLGIGGIREVEFITQALQILNYPKYKNIYNANTIKTLNKLKIYKILNPEDCDVLIKGYLFLRRCEDMIQLEEGLQKHSLPINDKDKLIKFSKYLGFDSNETFMNEYNNHTKNINKIFENIFTNRGEGNFYIDEEFTINDYAEILKKYGINQTEECAKILMSIIYGTNKRPRNSREKKLIEELMAFILEQLKNNIDPKSALNYFEQLFRNPYQIYIIYDIFKSKPEIINEIIYIFSTNDFISKLIINTYSIDYIYAPKDPHYKKNEILNLLIEILKNVSDEEYEFEILRKKHKELLFNVAYSYITKKIDIYTFMKSLTELAEGFLLYALDKAYNIYKINIGEPYLDNNKICGYLIIGMGKLGSYEMSVGSDLDIVFIYEGFGFTKGTKRISNQEFFAKVIQKAISYLSTVTIGGYLYKIDMRLRPSGSSGMLVTTIESFEKYYINNAMVWEKQSLLKGRPLNVNISLNKKFFDIKNKVLFKKSLTVNEITDIYNMRFRIEKERTRDLNVYDIKSGYGGIIDIEFIVQFFQLYYGYKYSSLKTTKIYRAIDNIFKLGLINNRNYNLLKKNYTFYKKIENLCKCYNNINSTILPKDKKILQKISLLMDYKTEGDAKLIADYKNIRSSTRGCFKRVFNNFIKTSNKI from the coding sequence ATTAATAATTTTATTAACCTTTTTAAATATTCATATTTTATTACAAGATGGTTAACTAATAATCAACAATATATTAATTTCATAAAAGACAGACTTTACACAAAAAGGGATAAATATGCTATATATAAAGATATATATTTCAACAATCTATATAATTTAGATGAATCATCTCTCCTAAAGCATCTAAGAATCTATAAGATGATTGAATATTCAATAATTGCTCATGAAATATTAGTTGAGAAAAAAAGCATAATCTACACCTCTAAACACCTCTCATTCTTGGCCGATGTAATGCTTAATATAGCATATATTTATGGATATAAGAAATTATGTAGAGATATAGGCATACCCTTAAAGACAAATGGTAAAAAAATAGGCTATTCCATAATCTCATTAGGTAAATTAGGCGGAGAAGAATTAAATTTTAATTCTGATATTGATATAATCTTTGTATACGACACAGATGATGGCTATATAGCTAAAAAAACAAATCGAAGAAGCCTGCCTATATCTCAGTTTTTCTTAAAACTGAGTGAAAAAGTATATCATTATATTGGGAGTAATACTGATGAAGGTTTTGTATTTAGAATAGATACAAGGCTTAGGCCAAATGGTCAAAAGGGTCCTTTAGCAATGTCTATCGATAGTTATGGGTTATACTACGAGGTATATGGTCAAACATGGGAAAGGTTAATGTTGTTAAAAGCTAGACCATCAGCAGGAAACCTCAAAACAGGTATTAAATTTATCGAAACTATAAAACCTTTTATATTACGGAAATCTTTGGATTATACTATTATAGATGAATTAGCAACTATCAAATCAAAGATTGATCATCGCTCAAAATTAAAAGGCACACAGATAGTTGATGTAAAATTAGGAATTGGAGGTATTAGAGAAGTAGAGTTTATAACTCAAGCTTTACAAATTTTAAATTATCCAAAATATAAAAACATTTATAATGCTAATACTATTAAAACATTAAATAAACTAAAAATATATAAAATTTTAAATCCTGAAGATTGTGACGTCTTAATTAAAGGATACCTTTTTCTTAGAAGATGTGAAGATATGATTCAATTAGAAGAAGGCTTACAAAAACACTCTCTACCAATAAATGACAAAGATAAGCTTATAAAATTTTCCAAATATTTGGGATTTGACTCAAACGAAACTTTTATGAATGAATACAATAATCATACAAAAAATATAAATAAAATATTTGAAAATATATTTACAAATAGAGGTGAAGGCAATTTTTATATTGATGAGGAATTTACTATAAATGACTATGCTGAGATATTAAAAAAATATGGAATTAACCAAACAGAAGAATGTGCAAAAATATTAATGTCAATAATATATGGAACCAATAAGAGGCCTAGAAATAGCAGAGAAAAAAAACTTATAGAAGAATTAATGGCCTTTATTTTAGAACAATTAAAGAATAATATTGATCCAAAAAGTGCTTTAAATTATTTTGAACAGTTATTTAGAAATCCCTATCAGATATATATAATTTATGATATTTTTAAAAGTAAACCAGAAATAATAAATGAAATAATCTACATCTTTTCAACAAATGACTTTATTTCCAAACTGATAATTAATACATATTCTATAGATTACATATATGCACCTAAAGATCCACATTATAAAAAAAATGAAATCCTTAACCTATTGATAGAAATATTAAAAAATGTCAGTGATGAAGAATATGAGTTTGAGATATTAAGAAAAAAACATAAGGAATTACTATTCAATGTTGCTTACAGCTATATAACAAAAAAAATAGATATATACACATTTATGAAATCTTTAACAGAATTAGCTGAAGGCTTTTTGCTTTACGCCCTAGATAAAGCCTATAATATTTACAAAATAAATATTGGTGAGCCCTATTTAGATAATAATAAAATCTGTGGATATTTAATTATAGGAATGGGAAAACTAGGTAGTTACGAAATGAGCGTTGGCTCTGATTTAGATATTGTTTTTATCTATGAGGGATTTGGTTTTACTAAAGGGACAAAGAGAATTTCTAACCAAGAATTTTTTGCTAAAGTTATACAAAAAGCAATATCATATCTATCAACTGTAACAATTGGAGGTTATTTATATAAAATAGATATGAGATTAAGGCCAAGTGGCTCAAGCGGAATGTTAGTGACAACAATAGAATCCTTTGAGAAATATTACATAAACAACGCTATGGTATGGGAAAAACAATCCTTACTTAAGGGTAGGCCACTGAATGTGAATATATCATTAAATAAAAAATTCTTTGATATAAAAAATAAAGTACTTTTTAAAAAGTCTTTAACAGTAAATGAAATAACCGATATATACAATATGCGTTTTAGAATAGAAAAGGAAAGAACAAGGGATCTAAATGTATATGATATTAAATCTGGCTACGGTGGCATAATAGATATTGAATTTATAGTACAATTTTTCCAGCTTTATTACGGGTATAAATATAGCTCATTAAAAACAACAAAAATTTACAGAGCTATTGATAATATATTCAAGCTAGGTTTAATAAATAACAGAAATTATAATTTACTTAAAAAAAACTACACCTTTTATAAAAAAATTGAAAATCTTTGTAAATGCTATAACAACATAAATTCTACAATCTTACCAAAGGATAAAAAGATATTACAGAAAATTTCACTTCTTATGGATTATAAAACAGAGGGTGATGCAAAATTAATAGCAGACTACAAAAATATTAGAAGCTCAACAAGAGGTTGTTTCAAAAGGGTTTTCAATAATTTTATCAAAACATCAAATAAGATCTAA
- a CDS encoding ATP-binding protein, with translation MINIAYCLNNNNIINNLKKFAKEENINCYNLIADNNINKNISIIFIDHIDNNVINKFKNALICSINLDLEHKFFYYKLNENFNIFQFRAIIDVCLFRGLISYYISDTIPKYAYLKYEIPNNIFKVDEIVYSITKDLIYFYNLKELQKIRVGLCEMITNAIEHGNLEIDNKEKHKYTKNGCYNEFLKEKLKTKEAKERKIIVELKIDKNKLVIIIEDEGKGFDTNLANELHKENDQLKLYGRGILITKNYFDRVTYNKIGNKVRLLKYL, from the coding sequence ATGATAAATATAGCATATTGTTTAAATAATAACAACATTATTAATAACTTAAAGAAATTTGCTAAAGAAGAAAATATAAATTGTTATAATCTAATTGCAGATAATAATATCAATAAAAATATATCTATTATTTTTATTGATCACATAGATAATAACGTAATAAATAAATTTAAAAATGCATTAATATGTTCAATAAATTTAGATTTGGAGCATAAATTTTTTTACTATAAACTAAATGAAAATTTCAACATTTTTCAATTTAGAGCTATTATTGATGTTTGTTTATTTAGAGGATTAATTAGCTATTATATAAGCGATACAATCCCAAAATATGCATATCTAAAATATGAAATTCCAAATAATATATTTAAGGTTGATGAAATAGTTTATTCAATTACAAAAGATCTTATATATTTCTACAATTTGAAGGAACTTCAAAAAATAAGGGTTGGCCTTTGTGAAATGATAACCAATGCTATAGAACATGGTAACCTTGAAATAGACAATAAAGAAAAACATAAATACACAAAAAATGGTTGTTACAATGAATTTTTGAAGGAAAAATTAAAAACAAAAGAAGCAAAAGAGAGAAAGATAATTGTAGAATTAAAAATAGATAAAAATAAGCTTGTCATTATCATCGAAGACGAAGGAAAAGGCTTTGACACAAATTTAGCAAACGAACTACATAAAGAAAATGACCAATTAAAATTATATGGGCGGGGTATTTTAATTACAAAGAATTATTTTGATAGAGTAACCTATAACAAAATAGGCAATAAAGTAAGACTGCTAAAATATTTATAA
- a CDS encoding HD-GYP domain-containing protein, which produces MDIIKIPVENLEEGMIIRGIDKKWLKLPFFNKPLNNIPKHIEILKKYGIQYVFVDNNKKMGINSKILNKNIEKIDPQIKATIDKKEILQLKRIKELHVEHKEILKKIFLDVRAGKSLDSPPLKKVVKTYIDYYFRKPELLMNIIRLKDFNRYIYIHSLNVCILSIIVGSRIGFDVENLNCLGLGGLLHDIGKMKIPESILNKKGKLTEKEEELLKKHPIYSYEILKDSLDISLDTKKCVLQHHECIDGTGYPLRLTDKNITKLAKIVSIVNFYDYLTSTTSNKEALIPPQAIKKIIDVAGTKLDKLYVHFFIDTLGIYPVGTLVLLDSGELAVVFQINRRDITRPLVLIITDTNKNMIPPYPFKLDSYNLVTKKPYKSIKKALENSDYNLDTNKLIDNFIATCL; this is translated from the coding sequence ATGGATATTATTAAAATTCCTGTAGAAAACCTCGAAGAAGGTATGATTATAAGAGGAATAGATAAAAAATGGTTAAAGTTACCTTTTTTTAATAAACCTCTAAATAACATACCAAAACATATAGAGATACTTAAAAAATATGGCATACAATATGTCTTTGTAGATAATAATAAAAAGATGGGCATAAATAGTAAAATACTTAACAAAAATATAGAAAAAATAGATCCACAAATAAAAGCAACAATTGATAAAAAAGAAATACTACAACTAAAAAGGATAAAAGAATTACATGTTGAACACAAGGAGATCCTCAAAAAAATTTTCCTTGATGTTAGGGCTGGAAAATCCCTGGATTCACCACCCCTTAAAAAAGTAGTAAAAACTTATATAGATTACTATTTTAGAAAACCTGAACTCTTAATGAATATTATCCGCTTAAAGGATTTTAATAGATACATTTATATTCATTCATTAAATGTATGTATACTAAGCATTATTGTGGGCTCACGAATAGGCTTTGACGTTGAAAATCTTAACTGTCTCGGCCTAGGAGGATTACTACACGATATTGGTAAGATGAAAATACCTGAGAGTATACTAAATAAAAAAGGCAAATTGACAGAAAAAGAAGAGGAATTATTAAAAAAACACCCAATATATAGCTATGAAATACTGAAAGATTCCCTTGATATATCTTTGGATACAAAAAAATGTGTATTGCAACATCATGAATGTATTGATGGAACAGGCTACCCCCTTAGATTAACAGATAAAAACATAACGAAACTTGCAAAAATTGTTTCTATTGTGAATTTTTATGACTATCTAACTTCTACAACATCTAACAAAGAAGCACTAATACCTCCACAAGCAATTAAAAAAATAATAGATGTGGCAGGTACAAAACTTGATAAATTATATGTTCATTTTTTTATTGATACTTTGGGTATCTATCCTGTTGGCACACTTGTTTTGCTTGATAGTGGAGAATTGGCTGTTGTATTTCAAATTAACAGAAGGGATATAACAAGGCCCTTGGTTCTTATAATAACTGATACCAATAAAAATATGATCCCTCCCTACCCCTTTAAATTAGACAGCTATAACTTAGTAACAAAAAAACCATATAAATCAATAAAAAAAGCTCTTGAAAATTCTGATTATAATTTAGATACTAATAAATTAATTGATAATTTTATAGCTACGTGTTTATAA
- a CDS encoding D-glycerate dehydrogenase: MKILITQKLPINPKKHLNDFNLIYNENSFPIKESDLLNYIEDVSGIVSTIGTKLNRELLEKSSNLKIIANYGVGYDNIDIDFAKEKNIIVTNTPYVLTESTAELAITLMLNIARKVLEANKYLIDGEFKGWQPTLFLGDDLYKKTVGIFGFGRIGQRVAQILNVFSCNTIYNSRTRKIHEEQLLNATFVSFEDMLINSDFIIITAPKSKDTFHRFTINEFQKMKKTSYIINVGRGDIIKEDDLIYALKNRFISGAALDVYEKEPHIPDELKNLKNTVLLPHIGSATFETRKNMALLCFDSIKKVLLDRKKPWNAVF, encoded by the coding sequence ATGAAAATACTTATAACACAAAAGTTGCCAATAAATCCAAAAAAACATCTAAATGACTTTAATCTAATATATAATGAAAATAGTTTTCCCATAAAAGAGAGTGATTTATTAAACTACATTGAAGATGTTAGTGGAATTGTATCCACAATTGGAACAAAACTTAATAGAGAGTTATTAGAAAAATCAAGTAATTTAAAGATAATTGCAAACTATGGTGTTGGCTATGACAATATAGATATCGATTTCGCTAAAGAAAAAAACATAATTGTCACAAATACACCCTATGTTTTAACTGAATCTACAGCAGAGCTTGCAATTACGCTTATGTTAAATATTGCCAGAAAAGTTTTAGAAGCAAATAAATATTTAATTGATGGGGAGTTTAAAGGTTGGCAGCCAACACTATTTTTAGGTGATGATTTATATAAAAAAACAGTGGGCATCTTCGGCTTTGGCAGAATAGGACAAAGAGTTGCACAAATATTAAATGTATTTAGTTGTAATACTATATATAACTCAAGAACCAGAAAAATTCATGAAGAACAACTATTAAATGCTACATTTGTCTCATTTGAAGATATGTTAATAAATTCTGATTTTATTATTATTACAGCACCAAAATCTAAAGACACTTTTCATAGATTTACTATTAATGAATTCCAAAAAATGAAAAAAACCTCCTATATAATAAATGTAGGTAGGGGTGATATAATAAAAGAAGATGATCTTATATATGCTCTTAAAAATAGATTTATTAGTGGGGCAGCTTTAGATGTCTATGAAAAAGAACCTCACATCCCTGATGAGCTTAAGAATTTAAAAAATACTGTCCTGCTACCCCACATTGGAAGTGCTACCTTTGAAACAAGAAAAAATATGGCCTTGCTCTGCTTTGATAGCATAAAAAAAGTATTATTAGATAGAAAGAAACCTTGGAATGCAGTTTTCTAA
- a CDS encoding IclR family transcriptional regulator yields MQSKDKFKPVQSIYHVLQLIETFRESASYSRELGVTELSKRLSLHKNNVFRLLATLHSRGYIEQNPETENYKLGINIFSLGQKFAKNLGLLNIAKPFMHEAAEKLDETLYIGILREGHAIYLDVVESMKAVQVVPRVGKDVPAYCTAIGKIQLAYASDEEINKMYMGARLKKYTKNTITSLPELKRHLDIVAKNDYAIDNEEFEEGVGCVAVPIKDYLGIAAAGLSLSSPSYRMTEEVIQKEVLPVLKRYAKEISKRLGYQGS; encoded by the coding sequence ATGCAAAGTAAAGATAAATTTAAACCGGTGCAATCAATTTATCATGTATTACAACTTATTGAAACATTTAGGGAGTCTGCTAGCTATTCAAGGGAATTAGGTGTTACCGAGTTAAGTAAGCGTTTAAGTTTACACAAGAATAATGTATTTAGACTATTAGCGACTTTACATTCAAGGGGTTATATTGAACAGAATCCAGAGACTGAAAATTATAAATTGGGGATAAATATATTTTCCTTAGGTCAAAAGTTTGCGAAAAATCTTGGATTATTAAATATAGCCAAACCTTTTATGCATGAAGCTGCTGAGAAATTAGATGAGACATTGTATATAGGCATACTGAGGGAAGGACATGCAATATATCTTGATGTTGTTGAATCAATGAAGGCAGTTCAGGTTGTCCCTAGGGTTGGTAAAGATGTTCCAGCATATTGTACGGCTATTGGTAAGATTCAACTTGCCTATGCATCTGATGAAGAGATTAATAAGATGTATATGGGGGCACGATTAAAGAAATATACAAAAAATACAATAACATCATTGCCGGAGTTGAAAAGACATCTAGATATTGTGGCAAAGAATGATTACGCTATAGATAATGAAGAGTTTGAGGAAGGCGTAGGTTGTGTAGCCGTACCAATAAAAGATTATCTGGGGATAGCAGCTGCTGGTCTGTCATTAAGTTCTCCTTCTTATAGAATGACTGAGGAAGTAATTCAGAAGGAGGTTTTACCAGTTTTAAAGAGGTATGCCAAGGAGATATCTAAAAGACTTGGATATCAGGGTTCGTAA